The following are encoded in a window of Peromyscus maniculatus bairdii isolate BWxNUB_F1_BW_parent chromosome X, HU_Pman_BW_mat_3.1, whole genome shotgun sequence genomic DNA:
- the Alg13 gene encoding UDP-N-acetylglucosamine transferase subunit ALG13 isoform X5: MKENQQAFESYVEGSFEKYLERLGDPKESAGQLELRALSLIYNRDFILYRYPGKPPTHVTDNGFEDKILLCYSNNGHYDSVYSKEFQSTAGICQAILYEILYKDVFVVDEETLKTAVSLFRSGSRRNRNNALTGIVEGSTDQKSSTQDRIEELGACSSVEGTPEGSKQGTEELKFPENPSKMLFPYKVLKALDPEIYRNIEFDAWLDGRKELQKSECMEYAGRHYYLGDKCQVCLEPDGKYYNAHIQEIENDKNSVIVFIEELAERHTIPLANVKPVNQVALLPSWNTMPTRKGRGGYQAIRGGYFPEMVMTEMTMKQRKKMFKKVRGKEVYMTMAYSRGDPLVPPRIQHNMHFGHDPLLYYSQTAGHIMSSEHFHPQHSSQRQGRGYGMPRSFRRSHRQMHCMNKECQYGFAPENGVEETVTFYALEEGNETAYSTLPNNGVPPTMVPVTSGYCVASQGYNSCKPTLNSEDSNDQCENGGYGDYLYSSDQGYETSSVYTTTVSTANLSLQDSGPCSVPQDTVTSYNYPQKMLENSTAIRVSWASHVPVPVLPNCAAGDNQTISTSDVSSQNAIQPVFVPPPAQDSQAYLQPPGAAAAAVAVAAPLPPPPPPLPPPPAPLEAGDASGLSLPPPLPPYSCDPSGSDLPQDTKVLQYYFNLGLQCYHHNYLHSMVYVPHGQQQQQPPQQQQQQQQQQQQQLNGESYSDCTEQPLVDQSAPHFYSDVVRADDTQAEVSTND, from the exons tatgTGGAAGGATCTTTCGAGAAATATCTGGAACGGTTGGGGGATCCTAAA GAGAGTGCTGGCCAGCTGGAACTAAGAGCTCTTTCTCTAATTTATAA TCGAGATTTCATTCTTTATCGATATCCTGGAAAGCCACCAACACATGTCACAGATAATGGCTTTGAAGACAAG attcTTCTCTGTTACTCAAATAATGGCCATTATGATTCTGTGTACTCAAAAGAATTTCAATCAACTGCAGGAATTTGCCAAG ctatattatatgaaattctttaTAAAGATGTATTTGTTGTGGATGAAGAAACATTGAAAACTGCAGTTAGTTTGTTTCGAAGTGGTTccaggagaaacagaaacaacGCTTTGACTGGCATTGTGGAAGGCAGCACTGATCAGAAGAGCTCAACTCAGGATAG AATCGAAGAGTTGGGTGCCTGCTCCAGTGTCGAAGGTACACCAGAAGGCAGTAAGCAAGGAACAGAAGAACTAAAg TTTCCAGAAAATCCATCGAAGATGCTCTTTCCTTATAAAGTGCTGAAAGCTCTGGATCCAGAAATCTATCGCAATATAGAATTTGATGCTTGGTTGGACGGTAGAAAAG AACTTCAGAAATCAGAGTGTATGGAGTATGCTGGAAGACATTACTATTTAGGGGACAAGTGTCAG GTTTGCTTGGAGCCAGATGGAAAATATTATAATGCTCATATTCAAGAAATTGAAAATGATAAAAACTCAGTAATAGTTTTCATTGAAGAATTGGCAGAAAG GCATACAATTCCGCTGGCTAATGTAAAACCAGTCAACCAAGTGGCACTTCTTCCTTCCTGGAATACTATGCCAACTCGTAAAGGAAGAGGAGGTTACCAGGCTATACGTGGAGGCTATTTCCCGGAAATGG ttATGACAGAGATGACCATGAAGCAACGGAAGAAGATGTTCAAAAAAGTTCGAGGGAAAGAGGTTTATATGACCATGGCTTATAGCAGAGGAGACCCACTTGTCCCACCCAGGATTCAGCACAATATGCATTTTGGGCATGATCCATTATTGTACTACTCACAGACAGCTGGCCATATTATGTCTAGTGAACATTTCCACCCTCAGCATTCATCTCAAAGACAAGGTCGGGGATATGGGATGCCCAG ATCTTTTAGGCGTAGCCACCGTCAGATGCATTGCATGAATAAGGAATGCCAGTATGGTTTTGCTCCAGAGAATGGAGTAGAAGAAACTGTTACATTTTATGCACTTGAAGAAGGGAATGAGACTGCTTATTCAACTTTACCT AACAATGGTGTTCCCCCTACAATGGTTCCTGTTACTTCAGGATACTGTGTTGCAAGTCAGGGCTATAACTCATGTAAACCAACTTTGAATTCAGAAGACAGCAATGACCAGTGTGAGAATG gaggatatggagattaTCTTTATTCTTCAG ATCAAGGCTATGAAACTTCAAGTGTATATACAACAACTGTATCTACAGCAAACCTG TCTCTTCAGGACAGTGGACCATGTTCTGTGCCTCAAGACACAGTTACCTCATACAACTATCCCCAGAAG ATGTTAGAAAATTCTACAGCAATTAGAGTTTCCTGGGCCAGCCATGTTCCAGTTCCAGTCTTACCTAACTGTGCAGCAGGAGATAATCAAACTATTAGTACCTCTGATGTTTCCTCACAGAATGCCATACAGCCTGTCTTTGTACCTCCACCTGCACAAGACAGTCAAG CCTATCTTCAGCctccaggagcagcagcagcagcagtagcagtggCAGCACCACTACCAccgcctcctcctccacttcctcctcctccagctcctcttgAAGCAGGAGATGCATCAGGCTTGTCTCTACCCCCACCACTGCCACCTTATTCCTGTGATCCAAGTGGAAGTGATCTGCCCCAAG atacAAAAGTTTTGCAGTACTATTTCAATCTGGGATTGCAG TGCTATCATCACAACTACTTGCACTCCATGGTCTATGTGCCAcatgggcagcagcagcagcagccgccacagcaacaacaacagcagcagcagcagcagcaacaacagcttAATGGAGAGAGTTATTCAGATTGTACTGAGCAACCTCTTGTAGACCAAAGTGCTCCTCATTTTTACAGTGATGTAGTGAGAGCAGATGACACACAGGCAGAAGTATCAACAAATG attga